One genomic region from uncultured Subdoligranulum sp. encodes:
- a CDS encoding carbohydrate ABC transporter permease, whose protein sequence is METTVQSKKLTPGKVIVDIVLFLLAVFFIFPLYWIVTGSFKDRVAVNANPPVWFPTAPTLDNYQRLFDNPALLWLGNTVLMAVAAMALTCITAAMAGYVLAKKRFPGRALIFSIMICAMALPKQVILIPLLKEMSFLGLHDTLWAVILPTVGWPFGIFLMKQFSETIPGEMIEAARIDGAGEIRTFVSVVLPMVTPGIGALAIFTFINSWNDYFLQLIMLNSTKSLTISLGIAKIQAEMSNDYGLIMAGAALAAIPIIAVFLAFQKYFTQGIAMGAVKG, encoded by the coding sequence ATGGAAACAACGGTACAAAGCAAAAAGCTCACGCCCGGCAAGGTGATCGTGGACATCGTGCTCTTCCTGCTGGCGGTCTTCTTCATCTTCCCGCTGTACTGGATCGTCACCGGTTCCTTCAAGGACCGGGTGGCGGTGAACGCCAACCCGCCGGTCTGGTTCCCCACCGCCCCCACGCTGGACAACTACCAGCGCCTGTTTGACAATCCCGCCCTGCTCTGGCTGGGCAACACTGTGCTCATGGCCGTGGCAGCCATGGCGCTGACCTGCATCACCGCCGCCATGGCGGGCTACGTGCTGGCCAAGAAGCGGTTCCCCGGCCGGGCACTGATCTTCAGCATCATGATCTGCGCCATGGCCCTGCCCAAGCAGGTCATCCTGATCCCCCTGCTCAAGGAGATGAGCTTCCTGGGCCTGCATGACACCCTGTGGGCGGTCATCCTGCCCACGGTAGGCTGGCCCTTCGGCATCTTCCTGATGAAGCAGTTCAGCGAGACCATCCCCGGTGAGATGATCGAGGCTGCCCGCATCGACGGTGCCGGCGAGATCCGCACCTTCGTCAGCGTGGTGCTGCCCATGGTCACCCCCGGCATCGGCGCGCTGGCCATCTTCACCTTCATCAACAGCTGGAACGACTACTTCCTGCAGCTGATCATGCTGAACTCCACCAAGAGCCTGACCATCTCGCTGGGCATTGCCAAGATCCAGGCGGAAATGTCCAACGACTACGGCCTCATCATGGCGGGCGCCGCCCTGGCCGCCATCCCCATCATCGCGGTCTTCCTGGCGTTCCAGAAATATTTCACCCAGGGCATCGCCATGGGCGCCGTCAAGGGCTGA